The Agrobacterium vitis region GGGCACATCAGGCCGCCAAGGACAGTGGAATAAGACTGATTGTCGGCTGCCGCCTGGATCTGGCTGACGGCACCGCGCTCCTCGTCTATCCGATGGATCGCGCCGCCTATGCCCGGCTGTGCCGGCTACTGTCGCTTGGCAAGGCACGCGGCGGCAAGGCCAAATGTATACTGGGCTGGGACGATGTCCTGGTCTATGGCGATGGCCTGCTCGCAATCCTCGTGCCGGATGAGGCCGACGACGCCTGCGCAAGCACTCTGCGTCGCCTCAAGGCCGGCTTCGGCGACCGTGGCTATCTGGCGCTTACCTTGCGGCGGCGCCCCAACGATGCCCTGCGGCTGCATGAATTGTCGAACCTGGCGGCTCAAGCTGGCATTGAGACCGTCGTGACCAATGATGTCCTGTTCCATCATCCCGACCAACGCATCCTGCAGGACGTGGTCACGTGCATCCGTCACAAGGTAACGATCGACAGCGCCGGCTTCCATCGTGAGCGGCACGCCGACCGCCATCTCAAGCCACCCCAGGAAATGGCGCGCCTGTTCAATCGCTATCCGGACGCAATCGCTCGCACTGTCAAGATCCTGGCACGCTGCCGCTTCAGTCTCGATGAACTGTCCTACCAATATCCTCAGGAGCGCGAGATGCCGGGCCTGACGGCCCAACAGGCGCTGGAAGCCTTGACCTGGGAAAGTGCCGCCAAACGCTATGCCAAAGGTGTGCCGGATAGCGTGGCGGCGGCGCTACGCCATGAACTCAGGCTGATCGAGAAGCTCGACTACGCCCCCTATTTCTTAACGGTGAACGCCATTGTGCGCTTTGCCCGCAGCCAGGACATTCTCTGTCAGGGCCGCGGCTCGGCTGCCAACTCAGCCGTGTGCTACGTGCTGGGCGTGACATCGATCGACCCCGAACGCAGCAATCTTTTGTTTGAGCGCTTCATCAGCGAGGAGCGCCGCGAACCGCCCGATATCGATGTGGATTTCGAACACAATCGGCGCGAGATTGTCATGCAGTGGGTCTTTAAGACCTATGGTCGCAATCATTCCGCCCTGTGCTCGACCGTTATCCGCTACCGGACCAAGGCGGCGATCCGGGACGTGGGAAAGGCGCTCGGCCTGCCCGAAGATGTCATCAAAACCTTGTCGTCAGGCCAGACCTTCCGGCCGACAGATAGTCTGCAAACCAACATCCCCGGCCTCAACGCCGCAGATCGCCGGCTGCAACTGACCCTGGCGCTGGCCGAGCAACTGAAGGGCGCACCGCGCCACCTGAGCCAACACCCTGGCGGCTTTGTGCTGACGCACGACCGGCTTGATGAACTGGTGCCGATCGAACCGGCCCGCATGGCCGACCGGCAGGTGATCGAATGGGATAAGGACGATGTCGATATCCTGAAGTTCATGAAGGTCGATGTTCTGGCCCTGGGGATGCTGTCGTGCATGAAGGGATGTTACGACCTTCTCGCCGCATATAAGGGCATCACTCTTGATCTGGCTACGACGCCAGCGAAAGACACGGCCACCTACGACATGATCTGTAAGGCCGATACTTTGGGGACGTTTCAGATTGAAAGCCGGGCGCAAATGTCGATGCTGCCGCGTCTAAGGCCGCGGACCTTTTACGACCTGGTCGTGCAGATCGCTATCGTGCGGCCAGGGCCGATCCAGGGTGACATGGTCCACCCCTACCTGCGTCGGCGCCAAGGCAAGGAGTCCGTCGAATATCCGAAACCCGAACTCGAACGCGTGCTTGGCAAGACACTGGGCGTACCGCTGTTTCAGGAACAGGCAATGCGGGTCGCCATCGAATGCGCCGACTTCACACCCGGTGAGGCCGACCAGTTGCGGCGCGCCATGGCTACATTCAAACATACCGGTGGCGTCAGCCCGTTCCGCGACAAGCTCATCAACGGCATGGTCGCACGCGGTTACAAGGCGGACTTCGCCGAACGGACCTTCAAACAGCTTGAGGGTTTCGGATCCTACGGTTTTCCGGAATCCCACTCCGCCTCTTTCGCCTTGATTGCCTATGCCTCCTCCTGGATGAAATGCCATCATCCTGATGTCTTCTGTTGCGCTTTGTTGAACGCCCAGCCCATGGGGTTTTATGCACCACAGCAGATCGTCACCGATGCGCGCCGGCACGGTGTCGAGGTGCGGCCGGTCTGCATCAACGCCTCACGCTGGGACTGCACACTAGAGCCCGTCGGCAATGGAAAGCAGTTTGCCGTGCGTCTCGGCCTGTGTCTGGTCAAAGGTTTGAACAATCGTGAGGCCGCGACGCTGGTTGGTGCCCGGGCAGATATGCCCTATACCTCCATTGATGATATATGGCGCCGTGCCGGTGTGCCAGCGTCGGCGCT contains the following coding sequences:
- a CDS encoding error-prone DNA polymerase — its product is MSNPRYAELQVTSHFSFLRGASSCEALFFQAAALGIEALAIVDRNSLAGIVRAHQAAKDSGIRLIVGCRLDLADGTALLVYPMDRAAYARLCRLLSLGKARGGKAKCILGWDDVLVYGDGLLAILVPDEADDACASTLRRLKAGFGDRGYLALTLRRRPNDALRLHELSNLAAQAGIETVVTNDVLFHHPDQRILQDVVTCIRHKVTIDSAGFHRERHADRHLKPPQEMARLFNRYPDAIARTVKILARCRFSLDELSYQYPQEREMPGLTAQQALEALTWESAAKRYAKGVPDSVAAALRHELRLIEKLDYAPYFLTVNAIVRFARSQDILCQGRGSAANSAVCYVLGVTSIDPERSNLLFERFISEERREPPDIDVDFEHNRREIVMQWVFKTYGRNHSALCSTVIRYRTKAAIRDVGKALGLPEDVIKTLSSGQTFRPTDSLQTNIPGLNAADRRLQLTLALAEQLKGAPRHLSQHPGGFVLTHDRLDELVPIEPARMADRQVIEWDKDDVDILKFMKVDVLALGMLSCMKGCYDLLAAYKGITLDLATTPAKDTATYDMICKADTLGTFQIESRAQMSMLPRLRPRTFYDLVVQIAIVRPGPIQGDMVHPYLRRRQGKESVEYPKPELERVLGKTLGVPLFQEQAMRVAIECADFTPGEADQLRRAMATFKHTGGVSPFRDKLINGMVARGYKADFAERTFKQLEGFGSYGFPESHSASFALIAYASSWMKCHHPDVFCCALLNAQPMGFYAPQQIVTDARRHGVEVRPVCINASRWDCTLEPVGNGKQFAVRLGLCLVKGLNNREAATLVGARADMPYTSIDDIWRRAGVPASALVTLAEADAFQPGLRLSRRNALWTLKGLHNDPLPLFAAVSAREGASVAEINEPVMTLNEMTEGSQVVEDYSHVGLTLRAHPLSFLRNDLRHRRIITCQEAMRARDGRWVEAAGLVLVRQRPGSASGVIFITLEDESGISNIVVWPKVFEQYRRIVLGASMLGVYGRVQREGDVVHLIAHRLTDMSTELASVGQRDMISPLSHERCDEFHDGKPGLEPSTVPKELRIPDALPDDRPVETIQVKSRNFH